GTGTTGTTTTAGTAAATGCTAACTAAAAATTGACTAAAAAAGTTGGCTGGAGATCAGCGTCGGATTTAGTGCGGAAAGTACAAAACTGTCAAGGCTGCACTATCAGACTTATCGTTAGGGATGAGTCTGATTCAAAACAAAAATTAAGGAGGAGGTCTATTTATGTTTACAAAGGGAAAAATGCTGGTTCCTAGTTTGATCCTGGTGATCGCGCTAGTTATGGCCAGCGGATTCGCAGCAGCCAATCAGGAGTTTGATTTCAATGGCGAAACATTGAAATTCCAAACTCGCTGGTGGGGTGTAACTCCACTTGGACCGAGAAACGAGTTTGACTGGTACGGTCCAGATTCACTGCTTCAAGCGCACATTGAAGAAATTGAGGAAATGTTTAACTGCAAGATCGAATGGGTTGAGCCCGGCGAGTGGTTTGGTGACCAATCATTCCTGGTAACCCACATGATGGCGGGAGATCTGCCGTTCCACTTCACTCACTTAGAAGAAGAAAGAATGGCGATTCAAGCTTCCCTGGGAACTCTCGCTCCTTTAGAAGATGTACTGGAAGACGACTTCTATGAAGGCTATCCAGATCTGTTCAAATCCGACGTTCGCAATCCCGGCTATACTTTCGGCAACCATGTCTACGGTTTTGAAGCGCTGAACTTCCAGCGGGAAGTTGTTGGTATTATTTGGAACATTGATTTATTCGAGCGGGAAGGCCTGCCTAACCTCTATGAGCTGTACGAGAATGGCGAGTGGACCTATGAAGTAATGGCTGACATTGCCCGCAAAGCAACCAAGGATACAGACGGCGACGGCGTTATCGACCAAATGGGATTATATGTGGATCCCCAGAGATTCTATACTCACGCAGTCTATTCATTCGGCGGCTCCTTTGAAAGAAACGCCAACGGCAAGATCGAGTTTGCCCTTAACGATCCAAAATCACTGCAGGGTCTCGAGTTCGCAGTTGGATTGTTCAGAGAAGGCGTAGCTAACGCTGACTATTGGGGCAAGCGTCGGGATGGTAACTTTGCAATGGGTTACTACTACGTCCATGACCTGCCGAACGTTGGTCAAAACTCCACCGATCGCTTCGGTATTGTTCCGCCGCCAAAAGGACCGGGCAGCGATGAGCACCTGGTCGACATCTGGAGTCAGTGGATGGGTGTTATTCCCCTTGGCGTTGAGAATCCAAGAGGCGTAATCGAAGTTGCTAAAGCGCTCTTCGGTTTAAGTGAACCTTACATCGCAGATATGAGCGCGTGGGAAGACAATTGGTGGTACGTATCACCGGGTCACGGCAACTACATCCAGGATATGGAAACATTTGAAAACTGGCAGTGGATGCTCGGTAACGCTAGAGGCCTGCTGGCACCGTACCTGAAGATGGCGATCAAGATGGCTGACTGGGATTGGTGGACTAAGTTCCATAACGCAGTTGTTACTGACGGCCAAAGTATCTCGGCTTACATTGATCAGTGGACACCAGTAATTCAAGCAGAATTGGATTCAGTACTAGGCCAATAAGTGAAGGAGAAAGCATTTGACTTTTAATTTAAAAATGAAAAGAGCTAGATGAACAGTCTAGCTCTTTTCACTACTATAGAAACCAGTTATTAGAAAAGTGGAGGAAAGAAGGTATGACAAAACCATATGTTCGGGAAATGACCGGTGACGAGCTGAAGTCAATGCTGAAAAGCAGCATTCAGTTTAAGAGCTTGGGAGGGGTAAAGCATCCCGGATTAAAACTCAGCGAAGAGGATTTGGTCTGGTGGCGGGATGCCAAGTTCGGCATGTTTATTCACTGGGGGCTGTATTCGATTCTCGGCAGAGGCGAATGGGTAATGCACAATGAGAAAATCCCTGCGGAAGAATACAGAAAATTGGCGCAGGAATTTAACCCTCAGCATTTTGATGCGGATCAATGGGCTCAGATTGCCAAGGATGCGGGTATGCGCTACATGGTGATGGTATCCCGCCACCATGACGGCTTTGCGCTTTGGGACAGCCCCGGCAGCTACCAGGATTTTACCAGCATGAATTCAGCCGCCAAACGGGATTTTGTCAAGGAGTATGTAGAGGCGTGCCGCAGAGCCGGCCTCAAGGTTGGGCTCTACTATTCGCCCATGGACTGGCGCTTCCCCGGCTATTTTCAGCCAAAAGAGCTTCTGGACAACGCTCTCTTGATGAAAAAGCAGTGCTACGATCAAGTCCGGGAATTGATGACCAACTATGGGCCGATTGATATTCTCTGGTATGACGGCGCTTGGCTGGCTCACAAAAACCACGACCCGGATGCGGCTTGGCTGTGGGAACCGATCAAACTTAACCAGATGGTGCGGGAGATCAATCCCAAGGTTGTAATTAACCCCCGCTCGGGCTGGGAAGGGGATTTCTACTGTGATGAAGGCTCCCATGAGATTTCCGGCGGCATAATTCCGGTACCATGGGAAAAATGTCTGTGCATCTGCAGCGGCACCTCCTGGGGCTGGATTCCTGATGATCCGGTGATGGAATTTGATGATGCAATCAGAATGTTTGTCAATGTGTGGGTTCGCGACGGCAATATTCTCTTGAACGTAGGCCCTGATCGAGACGGGCTGTTCCCGCCTGAGGTTGTGGAAAGACTGGAGGAAATTGGAGTATGGATGCGGGCAAATGGTGAAAGTATCTACGGCACCCGCGGCGGTCCGTTCCAGCCGGTGGATCAGGTATACGGCAGCACTTATAAGGATCATAAAATTTATGTGCATATTCTCGATTACGACAAGTTTAAGGATCTGCGTCTGCCTGCGCTGGAGCAGAAGATTGTCAGCTGTCAAACAATCGGCGGTGAACAGGTAGAGTTTGAGCAGACAGAGGGAGGAATTAAAATCTCCTTATCTCCAGATCAGATCACACCTCCGGACACAATTGTTGTGCTGGAATTGGATGCCCCAGTGCCCAAACCAGAGCTGGAAGAAATATCATTTAAAGGTTAGTACAGAAAAGGAGTCCAAGATGAAATACGGAGTTTCATACTATCCTGAGCATAAACAGCGAGCTGAGATCGAGCAGGACATTCAATTGATGCAGGAGTTGGGGATCAACTTTGTCCGCATGGGCGAGTTTGCCTGGTGCAAATTTGAGCCGGTGGAAGGCCAGTATGAATTTGACTGGTTGGATCCGGTTATCGAAGAGCTGGGGCAGCTCGGTATCCTGACCATTATCTGCACCCCAACTGCCTGCCCGCCCGCTTGGCTGGTAGAGAAGCACCCGGAGATTCTGTATGTGGATAACCGGGGCATGACCCGGCCTTTCGGCGGCAGGCGCAGCTACTGCTACAACAACCCGGTTTACCGGGAATATTCTCGGAAAATAGCTGAGGCAATCGGGAAGCATTATCGCGATAATCCCCATGTCTTTGCTTTTCAAATAGATAACGAATTGGCGCAGGAGGGCACCGGCCGCTGCCGCTGCCCTGTCTGCCGGGATAAGTTTCACGGCTGGCTGGAAGAAAAATATGGGACCATCGATGAGCTCAACCAGAAGCTGGGCACGATTTTCTGGGGGCAGACCTACGATCATTTCGGCCAGATCAATCCGCCGGTCAATTCCATCGAGCCCAATACCAACCAGGCAATCACGGCCTTTTTTGAAAACCCATCGCTGCGTTTAGATTTTGAACGGTTCTGCAGTGATTCCAATATCGAGTACCAAAATATCCAAACGGAAGCGCTGCGCAAATACACCGATAAAGTCATCACAACCAATGCCACAGGGGTGGCTACTAACAGCATCAATTATTACAAAGCGTTTCAGGAACTGGATAGATACGCTTTCGATTATTACCCCAGCATCAGAGATCGGGAAGTCGATTCATTTCCCTATGCCCATGCCCGAGGGGTCCGCGGCGAGCAGTTCTGGCTGATGGAGTTTGTCTCCGGCGGCGGCCATGGTGCTTGGGGCGCAGGAAGGCTCCAGCACTATCCGGGAGCCCTGCAGCAGGCAGCGATGCACGCATTTGCTTCCGGCGCTGAGCTGGTTGCCCATTTTCAGTTTCGGACTTTCCCCTTCGGAGCAGAACAGCTGAATTATGCGATTGTGGATATTGACGGCATTCCCCGCCGCAAATTCTACGAAGTGCAGGCAGCAGCAGCTGATCTTAAAAAACTGGGAGAGATTCTGAAAAACTCGTCATTTAAGAACGAAGTGGCTTTATGCTTTGACTATGACGCTTTATGGGCCCTTAAGATTAAACCTGTTGCTAAGGACTTTGATTATGTCAAATTCTGCAGCGAGCTTTATAATGCTTTTGTCAGCCTTGGCGTCGGTGTGGATGTAGTCAGCTGTGAGGAAGATCTCAGCGGCTATAAGGCGGTGATTGTACCGACCCCGGCGGTGATGGACGGCCGCTTTAAACAGCGGTTGAAAGACTATGTGAATGCTGGAGGCATTCTGCTGTCCACCTTCCTGGCAGGCATTAAAAACGAGTACAATGTGGGCATTGCTGAATCGCTCCCCTGCGGTCTGACCGATTTATTCGGCATCCGAGTTGGCGAAGTGGAGCCGGTCTTTGAGCGCACTGTTTCTCAGATTGCTGTGACTGTTGGTGACAAGGAATATCAGGGTGCTAATAAATATTGGACCGAGACCCTAGAGGAAAATGGAGCTGAGATCATTGGTTTTTACGCTGACACCTTCAGGAAAGGTACCGGCGTGATCAGCAGAAATAATTATGGCAGGGGTCGCGCTTATTATCTCGGTACGGCGCTGGCCAGTGATCTGATGAAAACTTTAGCCCAGCTGATCATTGCTGACGGGAAAATTACCCAGGTGCCATTTCCGGTACTGCCGGGTGTGGAAGTAATTGTTCGGGAATATGCAGGCCGGAAAGTCTACTGTATCTTCAATTTCTGCCAGGAAGCAGTCGAGTTTGAACTCGGCGGGACTTACACTGATCTCCTGAACGATGCGGCAGTGGCTAACCTGAAACTTGATGCAAAGAGCTATGCATTTATTATGGATAATTGATTCGGTCAGCAAAGGGGGAGAGGGGAATGAAACAAGCAGTTATTCTAACTAGTGCTGAAAAAAACAAGCGGATCGAATTTGGAATTACTTATCTGGAAACAGCGCTTGCAAGCGCGGGTTATACGATTGAAAGAGGAGTTTTAGATCAAGATTACTACCGCTATCGGGATTTTCCGGGCGAGAAGATTTACATCGGCTGCAGGGGAACAGATCCCTTTACAGCTTGGCTCGAAGCAGAAGAAATCCTGATTTACCATGGACAGGAACCCCAACGGGAAGGGTTTTATCTCACTACTTGTCCCGGATTATTAACCGCTGTTGTCGGTGGAGATGATGTTGGGGCGCTGTATGGCTGTTTGGAATTGGCGGAGCGGATTGAAGCAGCAGGCGGGATTCCCGCTAATCTGGCGTTTTATGATGCTCCTGAGTTTAAACTGAGGGGACCCTGCCTGGGTCTGCAGAAAACCAAGATTGAACCGCCGCGGCTTACTTATGAGTATCCGATTACTCCGGATCGGTTCCCCTGGTTTTATGATCGGGAAATGTGGTTAAAGCTGCTGGACCGCATGGTTGAGTACCGCTGCAATGTGCTTTACTTGTGGAGCGGCCATCCCTTTTCCTCCTTGGTTAAGCTCGCGGATTATCCGGAGGCGCTGGAAGTAACGGATGAAGAGTTCGAGCTCAACCGGGAGATGTTCGGCTGGCTGACCGAAGAGTGCGACCGCCGCGGCATCTGGGTGGTTTTGAAGTTCTACAACATTCACATTCCCCATCCATTTGCGGTAAAGCACGGCCTGGAGCAGCGGCAGAGCCGAATTCATCCCCTAGTAGCGGATTATACCCGGAAGTCAATTGTTGAATTCATCAAGTCCTTCCCGAGAATTGGTTTGATGGTGTGCCTTGGGGAAGCTCTCCGGGGCTATGACAATAAAACGGAGTGGTTTGTGGATACGATCATTCCTGCTGTGAGAGAAGGCATTAAGGAAGCGGGACTGACAGAAGAGCCGCCGATTATTCTCCGCGCCCACGACTGCGATCCCTTTGCAGCAATTGAGGGAGCGGCGGAGCAGTACTCCAATCTCTATACGATGTGGAAATACAATGGGGAAAGCCTCACTACTTATTATCAGCGGGGCAATTGGCACAAGCAGCACGCGGCCTTGAGCAAGATGAAATCGACCCACATCATCAATGTTCACGTGCTGGCCAACTTGGAGCCGTTTCGCTTTAAAGCTGCCAATTATATTCTTAAATGCATGCAGTCGGCTAAATACCAGCTTGGCGGCAATGGACTCCATCTTTACCCGCTCTTTTATTGGGATTGGCCCTACGCTCCGGACAAGGCCGAACCGCGTCTTCTGCAGCTGGATCGGGATTGGCTGTGGTACGAAGCGTGGTTCCGCTACGCGTGGAATCCGGAGCGGAATGAGCAAACAGAAGCTCTCTACTGGACCAAGCGCCTGGCAGAGCACTATGGGTTAGAACTGGAAAGAGCAGAGCAGCTGCGGCAGGCTGTCGAAAGCGCCGGCCATATTGCTCCAAAGATTTTGGGTCGGATCGGTATTACCGAAGGCAACCGCCAGACTTTCAGCCTCGGCATGACCATGAGCCAAATCACCAATGTCAACCGCTATGGCCCGAACCGGGAGCTCTGGAATTCAGTCGCCCGTCGGGGCGAGCAGCCCGATGACTACATCACCAACGAAGTGGCGGGGCAGCCCCATATCGGTGAAACGCCTTATGATACTATCGCAGAAGTAAAAGCCGATGCCAAAATAGCTCTCGCCAGCATCAACAGCGCTTTAGAAAGTTTAACCAACCCCGATCCGGAGTTGGTGCGGATTAAGACAGATATTGAAGCCCTGTATTATCTCACTGAATTCTACTGCGCTAAACTGGAAGCGGGAATGCTGATTTTAAAATACAAATACACCATGGACGAGAATTACCAAGGGGATTTTGATCTGCTCGAGCAGGCGGCAGATTGGATGGCAGAGAGTCTGAAAGCTTACCGCAGAGTGACTGAGCTTACCAAAGATACCTATCTTTATGCCAACAGCCTTCAGACCACCCACCGCAAGATTCCTTTCCCCGATGGGGAGCGGTATTACCACTGGTCGCAATGCCTGCCTGAATATGAGCAGGAATATGAGAACTTTGTCCGCAATGCCGCGCGGCTGAAAGCAGGTGAGCTGCCGCAGTTTGCAGCTGGGGATCAGCCGGTGAAAAAGCTTCCGGAAGCAGAATTTGAGCTGTTAAGTCCGGAGTGGGAACTGTGCCCGGTGCGGATTGGCAGCAGGTTGTTTAAGGATGGACGGGAGATAATCCAGGCGGTTATTCCGCCCCTGGACGGCATGACCGGCATCCGCCTAAGCCACGCAGCCTGCCGCAGTAAAGGGGCAGAAATTAAGCTGGAGTTGAAAGAAGACAGCCAGATCTTAATTGGATATATCAAGGACCAGGATCAGAAGTGGCTGCAGGCGCCGAAACTGGAAACCAATGCTCACGCAGATGATCGGGGCGGATTTAAAGTCCAGTTCGGCAATGCGGTGCTCGCTTCTGACTGCCCGGCTGTCGATATTCATGCCCTGCAGTATGAAAAGGGTGTCCATGAGCTGTACTTAGGTACCGGAAGCTTTCTGGTTATAGGCATTGTGCCAAAAACCGTCAACTTGGCGGATGCAGCCGGCAAGTATGCCAAAGATGGTCCGGAAACCTTAGATTGGCTGTACACAGAATAGATGAGTGGAGGCGGTGCCGAGTGACTTCTAAAGAAAGAGTGCTGAAAACAATTGCCCATCAGGAACCAGATCGGGTTCCGGTGGGAGAATGGGGCATCGATCACGATCATGTCAGTAGGATTATCGGCCGCCATACTTATTACCGCAACCGCCGCGATGAAACGATTGCCATTTGGGAAGGCAGACGAGACGAGGTTGTGGGCAGCTATAAGCACGACTATGAAGAGCTGATCAAGAAACTGGATTACGACATCATTACCGTTGATCTAGTACCGCCGCGAGGCTATATCCATCCTGACCCTCCCCGCAGAATCGGGGAGGGTGTGTGGGAGGATTCCCGGGGACGAATTTATAAATATGCGGCCAGCAATGATTCAATCATGTGCATCGATAATAAGGAGCCTGCCCGGGAGCAGGTTACTGACGAGGATCTTGCAAGGCTTTTTGCCAGTTTGGATCAGATGGACGATTCTATCTTCGAGCTCGTCGATTATTTCGGGGCTAAATACGGCGATGAGAAAGTGGTTTTATTCCGCGGCATCGATATCTACGACTGTTTGATGAATGTTTTTGGCGGCGATCAAGAGCATCAGCTGATTCTGCCTCTAATTGCTCCGGAACAGATCAAGAAAGTGCGTGATTACGCCTTAGCGTACAATAAAAAGCTGATCAAGCACTGCGCAGAAAACAAGGTGTTAATCTGCATGCAGGGGAAAGATTTCGGGATGAATACTTCTACAATCATGTCGCCTGCAGTAATCCGGGACATCTATCTGCCATTGATTGCGGAAGTCAACCGGGAAATCGCAGCTCACGGGATGATTCCCTTCTTCCACTGCTGCGGCAATATCTGGGCGATTCTCGATGATTTTGCAGCAGCTGGCTATCAGGGATACCAGTCGATTCAAGAAACGGCGGGTATGGATACCCGGCGGGTTAAGGAGCAGTATGGTGATATTCTCACGCTCTGGACTGGAATCCAGTGCGAGACCTTAATTGAAGGTACGCTGGCGGAGACGGAGCAGGAGGTTAGGTCGGCGTTAGAGTTTTTAATGCCGGGAGGGGGATTTATTTTCGGCTCCACCAATTCAGTTCAGTATGGAGCTAAGACCGACAACTACCTCAAAGCTCTGGAGATTGTGCGGGAATATGGGATCTACCGCTGAGAATGGTGATGGAGGAAAAGAAGATGGTTGATCTAAAGATGGTGAAAGTAACGGCCGGCGAGTATAAGCGGGGTGGCGGTGATCTGAAAGACAGACCAGATGCGCTGCCTCGCCACAAGGTAACCCTTACCAGCGATTTTGCGATCTCGCAGGAGCCGATTAAATACGACTTGTTTGCGCACTTTTATCTGGAAAGGTACGGTGAAAAGCCGGATGTAGAGAACTATATGGGTTATGTGATTGGGGTCAGCTGGTATGAGGCGGATGAATTCTGCCGCTGGCTGACGGAAAAAACCGGTGAGTTCTACCGTCTGCCGACAGAAGCAGAGTGGGAGTACTGTGCACGAAACAGCCGCAAATTAGGCCTTGACCGGATGTGCGACCTGCATCTGCGGGAGTGGTGTTTTGATTGGTACGATGTCTACTCGGAAGAGGATCAGATTGATCCCGCAGGGCCCGATGGAGGCATGTTTAAAGTTGTCAGGGGCGGATTTTTAGACAATCCGGAGCGGTTTAATACTTACCACACCGAAGTGTGGATGCGGGCGTCGATGGCGCCGAACTACCGCCACTACCCAGATGATATCCACAATGATTTTGGGCGCCACAATATTGGTTTCCGCGTGATCAAGGGACAACCTGCCGTGACCAACGGCAGGCAGGTTACTGCCCCCCTCAGTCTGCATGTAAAAGAAAACCCGCCGATGGGTAAAATCCGCGGGGATGTTCCTTATTTCCGCAAGCGGTTCTTATTTCCGATTCCGCCGGATACCGCTTCGTCCGAAGCGATTCGAGCATTCGGCTTAAATCCGCTGCTGCGGCACCACAACCATTCTCCGGGATTTGATGTGGCGCCAAATGGTGATTTGATCGTATCTTTTTACTCATCCTACTGGGAATACGACGCAGAGGTGGGGCTGATTGCCGCAAGGCTCCGGTATGGTGCCGATGAGTGGGAGCTTCCGGATATCTTCGTGAATCCCGTGGCAGTTAATGACCATGCGCCCCTCTTGTTTACTGATTCTGATGGCACCATCTACCATTTCTGGGGCTGGCCGGAGCTGGAAAATGCGTTTCCGTTCCAGTTCATCTACTCTAAAGACAGCGGCGCAACCTGGAGTGAAGTGCAGTTTCCCAAGTTTAAGGAGAAGGCGGAGCAGGTGATGCGCCAGCCGATTAACACTGTCGTGCACGCCCAGGACGGTTTTTATTACCTAGCCTGTGATGTGCGGGGCGAGTCCGCTTCGGTTTTGTACCGTTCCAAAGATTTGCTTAACTGGGAAGTGCCTCAGGGCAAGACTCCAGGCCGACACAGCACAGTAGTGGAGTTACAAGATGGGCGGCTGTTGGCTGTGGGTGGAAAAAACACTGCTATTGATGGCTATATGCCCCAAGGTATCTCCGGGGATCGGGGCGATACCTGGGAAGTGAGTAAAACTCCCTTTCCCGCCATGTCTTCGGGGCAGAGACCCTGCATCATTAGGCTTCAGAGCGGACGGCTGTTTATGTGCGGAGATTTCCAGAACAAACAGGGTCAAAGACCCCGGGAAGCAGGCCCCGACGAGTGGGGTTCCTACGCTGCTTATTCTGAGGACGAAGGAAAAACTTGGAAGTTTAAGAAATTATGGGGTACCCAGCACAAGAAGCAGGATGCCAACCAGTTAGGCGGGTCCCACACCATAGGATATGCGGTCTGCCGCCAGTCGCCGGATGGACTGATTCACATTATTACTTCCAACAACCGCCCCAGTCTCCACCTCTGCTTTAATGAAGCCTGGCTGTTGGACGATGCGGAACCGACCATTCCTGATGATCAGGAACTGATGTACGAGCGGGCAGCCAAACTGCGGGATGTGGAGACTTATACGGAAAAATACGAAAACGGACAGGTTAAGTGTGTCTATTCCGGCGGATTTGCTGAGGACGGGCGTTTTCTCCTCCATGGTGAAGAAAGATGGTATTATCCGTCCGGACAGCTGATGACCGAGTGCACTTATGAGTATGGGGTCAGGAAAAACCGCTATGTCCACTATTCTGAGTTGGGAGATAAAATCTGGGAATGGGAGTATCTAAAGGACAATACAGCTGTCTATAAAACTTATTATTCCAATAACCAGCTGAAGACTGTGGGCCGCTACCGCAGCCGCATTGCGGAAGGCTGGAGCGAGACCTATTCTCCTGAAGGTAAGGTAACTGCTAGATTCTTATTTGATAACGGCAGGATTATTAAAAACGAGTAAGAGGGAAAACCATGACAGATAAGCTGACTCTAGGTGTATTGGGTTTGGGGGAAGGCAGAAGCATTATTTCTGCCTGCCTCCAGAGTGAGATGTGGGAATTGGGCAATATCTGCGATATTAATGAAGAGATGTGCCGAGAGCGGGCAGAGGAGTTTGGACTTACCAAATACACAACCTCGTATCAGGACATGCTGCGGGATCCAGAAATAGATGTAATCGGAATTTACACTCCCGACCAGCTTCACGCTGCCCATATTAAGCTGGCACTCGAAGCGGGAAAACATGTGATCTGCACCAAACCCCTGATTGTGGATTTAAGCCAAGCCAAGGAGCTGTTGGAAGTGCAGAAGCGGACCGGGAAGGCGGTCTTTGTGGGTCAGAGCTCCCGCTATTTTGAGCCGATGGTGCGGCAGCGCCAGGATTATCTGGCGGGTAAGCACGGTGAGCTTGTAACAATTGAGACCCACTATATCAGTGATTCCCGCTGGTTTCTCCAGAAAAGCTGGAGCCATCAGTCCGGATTCTCGTGGCTGTACAATTTTATGAACCACGCGGTTGACTTGGCCGCTTGGTATCTGCCGGATGTGGAGGAAGTTTACGCGGTGGGAGTAGTCAGCGCCAACACCAAAGAATGGAAGCTGACAGTACCGGATACCATTAAAGCGGTTTTGAAGAGCACTAGCGGCATCTGCGCCAGCGCAGCCGGCGTTTATGCGGCGCCAACTCTGGGCAGCGCGGTGGAGCAGTCCATCAGCTGCACTCTCAGAGGCACGAAG
The nucleotide sequence above comes from Bacillota bacterium. Encoded proteins:
- a CDS encoding alpha-L-fucosidase; this encodes MTKPYVREMTGDELKSMLKSSIQFKSLGGVKHPGLKLSEEDLVWWRDAKFGMFIHWGLYSILGRGEWVMHNEKIPAEEYRKLAQEFNPQHFDADQWAQIAKDAGMRYMVMVSRHHDGFALWDSPGSYQDFTSMNSAAKRDFVKEYVEACRRAGLKVGLYYSPMDWRFPGYFQPKELLDNALLMKKQCYDQVRELMTNYGPIDILWYDGAWLAHKNHDPDAAWLWEPIKLNQMVREINPKVVINPRSGWEGDFYCDEGSHEISGGIIPVPWEKCLCICSGTSWGWIPDDPVMEFDDAIRMFVNVWVRDGNILLNVGPDRDGLFPPEVVERLEEIGVWMRANGESIYGTRGGPFQPVDQVYGSTYKDHKIYVHILDYDKFKDLRLPALEQKIVSCQTIGGEQVEFEQTEGGIKISLSPDQITPPDTIVVLELDAPVPKPELEEISFKG
- a CDS encoding SUMF1/EgtB/PvdO family nonheme iron enzyme, with product MVDLKMVKVTAGEYKRGGGDLKDRPDALPRHKVTLTSDFAISQEPIKYDLFAHFYLERYGEKPDVENYMGYVIGVSWYEADEFCRWLTEKTGEFYRLPTEAEWEYCARNSRKLGLDRMCDLHLREWCFDWYDVYSEEDQIDPAGPDGGMFKVVRGGFLDNPERFNTYHTEVWMRASMAPNYRHYPDDIHNDFGRHNIGFRVIKGQPAVTNGRQVTAPLSLHVKENPPMGKIRGDVPYFRKRFLFPIPPDTASSEAIRAFGLNPLLRHHNHSPGFDVAPNGDLIVSFYSSYWEYDAEVGLIAARLRYGADEWELPDIFVNPVAVNDHAPLLFTDSDGTIYHFWGWPELENAFPFQFIYSKDSGATWSEVQFPKFKEKAEQVMRQPINTVVHAQDGFYYLACDVRGESASVLYRSKDLLNWEVPQGKTPGRHSTVVELQDGRLLAVGGKNTAIDGYMPQGISGDRGDTWEVSKTPFPAMSSGQRPCIIRLQSGRLFMCGDFQNKQGQRPREAGPDEWGSYAAYSEDEGKTWKFKKLWGTQHKKQDANQLGGSHTIGYAVCRQSPDGLIHIITSNNRPSLHLCFNEAWLLDDAEPTIPDDQELMYERAAKLRDVETYTEKYENGQVKCVYSGGFAEDGRFLLHGEERWYYPSGQLMTECTYEYGVRKNRYVHYSELGDKIWEWEYLKDNTAVYKTYYSNNQLKTVGRYRSRIAEGWSETYSPEGKVTARFLFDNGRIIKNE
- a CDS encoding Gfo/Idh/MocA family oxidoreductase → MTDKLTLGVLGLGEGRSIISACLQSEMWELGNICDINEEMCRERAEEFGLTKYTTSYQDMLRDPEIDVIGIYTPDQLHAAHIKLALEAGKHVICTKPLIVDLSQAKELLEVQKRTGKAVFVGQSSRYFEPMVRQRQDYLAGKHGELVTIETHYISDSRWFLQKSWSHQSGFSWLYNFMNHAVDLAAWYLPDVEEVYAVGVVSANTKEWKLTVPDTIKAVLKSTSGICASAAGVYAAPTLGSAVEQSISCTLRGTKGISRAGYPKLQYYTNFPPVKKTAELHTYDEMHGYYFRFEAETHHAGEYQNYIEEFASCLFQGKTPKPDLEEGIRTIAVLEAIDESMRTGKVVKVDEVLAKYLG
- a CDS encoding beta-galactosidase, with translation MKYGVSYYPEHKQRAEIEQDIQLMQELGINFVRMGEFAWCKFEPVEGQYEFDWLDPVIEELGQLGILTIICTPTACPPAWLVEKHPEILYVDNRGMTRPFGGRRSYCYNNPVYREYSRKIAEAIGKHYRDNPHVFAFQIDNELAQEGTGRCRCPVCRDKFHGWLEEKYGTIDELNQKLGTIFWGQTYDHFGQINPPVNSIEPNTNQAITAFFENPSLRLDFERFCSDSNIEYQNIQTEALRKYTDKVITTNATGVATNSINYYKAFQELDRYAFDYYPSIRDREVDSFPYAHARGVRGEQFWLMEFVSGGGHGAWGAGRLQHYPGALQQAAMHAFASGAELVAHFQFRTFPFGAEQLNYAIVDIDGIPRRKFYEVQAAAADLKKLGEILKNSSFKNEVALCFDYDALWALKIKPVAKDFDYVKFCSELYNAFVSLGVGVDVVSCEEDLSGYKAVIVPTPAVMDGRFKQRLKDYVNAGGILLSTFLAGIKNEYNVGIAESLPCGLTDLFGIRVGEVEPVFERTVSQIAVTVGDKEYQGANKYWTETLEENGAEIIGFYADTFRKGTGVISRNNYGRGRAYYLGTALASDLMKTLAQLIIADGKITQVPFPVLPGVEVIVREYAGRKVYCIFNFCQEAVEFELGGTYTDLLNDAAVANLKLDAKSYAFIMDN